From Enterococcus wangshanyuanii, the proteins below share one genomic window:
- a CDS encoding YfhO family protein yields MKKKIRAFTKENWPYMTASFFIPFFVMVIVYLSLGIYPGSSRSVMASDSFSQFSNFHASFNNVLHGKQSIFYTWNASLGLNYLSLISYYLGGLFTPLVLFFKNQNIPDALYLITLLKIGSAGLSFWVFARNTYKMPKWGHVMLSVPYALMSFATAHSEIIMWLDAFTYLPLVILGIHRLMDKQKPTLLFVSYLLLFISNFYMGFMIGVFSFLYFIARTLTNWTLYKKRIVSYGLTSLLAGGASMILVLPAVLDLRANGETLSQVTQFKTEATAFWDVVMKNMIGVYDTTKYGSIPFIYIGLLPLIFCVFYFVTKEIPWKNKVLFGSLFVILIASFYITPLNLFWHGMHAPNMFLFRYSFLFSFLVVLLAGYGFEKFKQDDLGLLAGTTIILIAIFALAEGTKSATSYDYIPITTFILTVVFLLLYLAGIVFYQLKKIPMNYLIILLLLLVSTEAFLNTNAMLNGILDDWNYASRSLYSEPYPSLKQLVDKTKKDNDSFYRLENLNPVSSNDSINYGYSGVSLFSSIRNRHSSSYLNDLGFRARGTALNIRYPNNTLLMDSLVGIKYNISESDPLKFGFSPTDKAGKFSLYENSNALPLGFLADKDIYSVKQPTNDNLSSQTNLFNALADQKQNYFTFYQPTILNKNNVKIEQNGTSVTYREVQNNVAKDITWTVDVPANTQAYLSLFPTDFAQLESSTATMSVNGTSQKSQINITGQYYNLGYYDTPTTVTFTVSFYGTTAVSFMEPKVVGMDTKAFEQSVQAIQDKGAELSAKGRKATGTVTADKDQVLLTTIPYDKGWKAYVDGKKVPVKAFKNAFVSIPVTKGEHTIKFVYLPEGFILGTVLFVTCIGGFVFYVRVINKPKLDLVKPRKRKRK; encoded by the coding sequence ATGAAGAAAAAAATTCGTGCATTTACCAAAGAAAACTGGCCTTATATGACCGCCAGCTTTTTCATTCCTTTTTTTGTAATGGTCATTGTTTATTTAAGTCTTGGTATCTATCCAGGGAGCAGCCGTAGTGTGATGGCGAGTGACTCCTTTTCACAATTTTCCAATTTCCATGCAAGTTTCAATAATGTTCTTCATGGAAAACAAAGTATTTTTTATACATGGAATGCTTCTCTAGGTCTAAATTATCTTTCTTTGATTTCTTACTATCTTGGCGGGCTCTTTACACCGCTTGTACTATTTTTTAAAAATCAAAATATCCCTGATGCACTCTATCTGATTACCTTATTAAAAATTGGATCAGCGGGTCTGTCTTTTTGGGTTTTTGCGAGAAATACCTATAAGATGCCAAAATGGGGCCACGTTATGCTTAGTGTACCTTATGCACTAATGTCATTTGCCACTGCTCATTCTGAAATCATCATGTGGCTGGATGCCTTTACGTATTTGCCGTTAGTCATATTGGGGATTCATCGCTTGATGGATAAACAAAAGCCTACATTGCTATTCGTCAGCTATTTGCTATTGTTCATCTCTAATTTTTACATGGGCTTTATGATCGGTGTTTTTTCATTCCTTTACTTCATTGCCCGGACATTGACCAATTGGACGCTATACAAAAAAAGAATCGTTTCTTATGGACTGACCTCTTTACTAGCAGGCGGCGCGTCGATGATTCTAGTCTTACCAGCTGTCCTTGATTTAAGAGCAAATGGAGAGACCTTGTCTCAAGTGACTCAATTCAAAACAGAAGCAACGGCTTTTTGGGATGTTGTCATGAAAAATATGATCGGTGTCTACGACACGACTAAATATGGCTCGATCCCTTTCATTTATATCGGTTTGCTTCCGTTGATTTTCTGTGTCTTTTATTTTGTCACAAAAGAAATTCCTTGGAAAAATAAAGTGCTGTTTGGTAGTTTATTCGTTATTTTGATTGCCAGTTTTTACATTACGCCATTGAATCTATTTTGGCATGGGATGCATGCGCCGAATATGTTTTTATTCCGCTACAGCTTCTTATTCTCTTTTCTAGTGGTGCTTCTAGCTGGATATGGCTTTGAGAAATTCAAACAAGATGATTTAGGTTTGCTGGCAGGAACGACGATTATTCTGATCGCTATCTTTGCTTTAGCAGAAGGCACAAAAAGTGCGACAAGCTATGACTATATTCCAATCACCACGTTTATCTTGACGGTCGTATTTTTACTTTTATATTTAGCTGGAATCGTTTTTTACCAATTGAAAAAAATTCCGATGAACTATCTGATCATCTTATTACTATTATTGGTCTCAACCGAAGCCTTTCTCAATACAAACGCCATGTTAAATGGTATTTTAGACGATTGGAACTATGCTTCCCGCAGCTTGTATAGTGAGCCGTATCCGTCACTTAAGCAGCTCGTCGATAAAACAAAAAAAGACAACGATTCCTTTTATCGTTTGGAGAACCTGAACCCTGTTTCATCAAATGATAGTATCAATTACGGCTATAGTGGGGTCAGCCTGTTTTCTTCAATAAGAAACCGTCATTCTTCTTCTTATCTGAATGATTTAGGTTTTAGAGCAAGAGGAACTGCGCTGAATATCCGTTATCCAAACAACACACTATTAATGGATTCATTGGTCGGGATCAAATACAATATTTCTGAAAGTGATCCTTTGAAATTCGGTTTTTCCCCAACGGATAAAGCAGGGAAATTCTCGTTATATGAAAATAGCAATGCGCTGCCGTTAGGCTTTTTAGCAGACAAAGACATTTATTCTGTAAAACAGCCGACCAATGACAATTTAAGCAGTCAAACAAATTTATTCAACGCGTTAGCTGATCAAAAACAAAACTATTTTACATTTTATCAACCAACGATCCTCAATAAAAACAATGTGAAGATTGAACAAAATGGGACATCTGTGACTTATCGAGAAGTTCAAAATAACGTTGCTAAAGATATTACATGGACGGTTGATGTACCAGCAAACACACAAGCATATCTTAGCTTGTTCCCGACGGACTTCGCGCAGCTGGAAAGCTCAACGGCAACGATGTCGGTAAATGGTACCAGTCAAAAATCACAAATCAACATCACTGGACAATACTACAATCTAGGTTATTATGATACGCCTACAACGGTCACATTCACGGTCAGCTTCTACGGCACAACAGCCGTGAGCTTTATGGAACCAAAAGTTGTTGGAATGGATACTAAGGCCTTTGAACAATCTGTTCAGGCGATCCAGGATAAGGGTGCTGAGCTATCTGCTAAAGGCCGTAAAGCAACTGGAACGGTCACTGCAGATAAAGACCAAGTGCTTTTAACAACGATCCCATATGATAAAGGCTGGAAGGCTTATGTCGATGGCAAAAAAGTCCCTGTAAAAGCCTTTAAAAACGCATTCGTAAGTATTCCTGTAACAAAAGGTGAACACACGATCAAATTCGTTTATTTGCCGGAAGGCTTTATCCTTGGAACAGTTTTATTCGTTACTTGTATTGGTGGTTTTGTATTTTATGTACGAGTGATCAATAAGCCTAAGCTGGATTTGGTCAAACCTCGGAAACGTAAGAGAAAATAA
- a CDS encoding alpha/beta hydrolase, whose protein sequence is MKQLTMTQSWDKVFPKSDTINHRKVTFHTRYGLTLAADLYEPKSSTAKLAAIAVAGPFGAVKEQSSGLYAQTLAEKGFLTLAFDPSFTGESSGQPRFVASPDINIEDFQAAVDFLSTLDNVDQEKIGIIGICGWGGMALNAAAIDTRIKATVTATMYDMSRVTTNGYFDTMDEDARYDLRKHLNAQRIEDYKNGAYARAGGVIDPIPEDTPQFVKDYHDYYKTARGYHERSLNSTDGWNITSSLSFMNMSILQYSNEIRNAVLMIHGEKAHSLYFSQDAFKQLTGENKELLILPNASHTDLYDQLEIIPFEKISVFFEKYFD, encoded by the coding sequence ATGAAACAATTAACAATGACACAGAGCTGGGACAAAGTTTTTCCGAAAAGCGATACGATCAATCATCGAAAAGTAACTTTCCACACACGATATGGTCTAACCTTGGCAGCCGATCTTTACGAACCTAAAAGTTCTACTGCCAAACTAGCTGCGATTGCTGTTGCTGGACCGTTTGGAGCAGTGAAAGAGCAATCATCAGGATTATACGCACAAACATTGGCTGAAAAAGGCTTTTTGACCCTTGCGTTTGATCCATCTTTTACAGGTGAAAGTAGCGGTCAGCCACGCTTTGTAGCTTCTCCTGATATCAACATAGAGGACTTTCAAGCAGCAGTCGATTTTCTTTCTACACTTGATAATGTCGATCAAGAAAAAATCGGCATCATCGGAATCTGCGGCTGGGGCGGTATGGCGTTGAATGCAGCCGCCATCGATACACGAATCAAGGCGACTGTTACCGCGACAATGTACGATATGTCCCGTGTAACTACCAATGGCTATTTTGATACGATGGATGAAGACGCCCGATATGATCTGCGTAAACATTTAAATGCACAACGAATAGAGGATTATAAAAATGGAGCGTACGCAAGAGCTGGCGGCGTGATCGATCCAATCCCTGAAGATACACCACAGTTTGTCAAAGACTATCATGACTATTATAAAACTGCTCGTGGCTATCACGAACGCTCACTGAATTCAACAGACGGATGGAATATCACTTCATCACTCTCTTTTATGAACATGTCTATTCTGCAATACAGCAATGAAATTCGCAATGCTGTTTTAATGATCCACGGTGAAAAAGCTCATTCTCTTTATTTCAGCCAAGATGCATTTAAACAACTAACTGGTGAAAACAAAGAATTGCTGATTCTACCAAATGCATCACACACAGATTTATACGATCAATTAGAGATCATTCCATTTGAGAAGATTTCAGTATTTTTTGAGAAGTACTTTGACTAG
- a CDS encoding MerR family transcriptional regulator, whose product MFTIGQVSEMFHLPISTLRYYDKEGLFPTMQRVSGARRFSENEIEALRVIECLKKSGLEIKDIKKFMEWSTQGGQTYAQRKELFEKQRVVVENEIEKLEKVLDMLKYKCWYYDRAIEDGDEMRIATMLPDQLPEEIQEHYDRAHAI is encoded by the coding sequence ATGTTTACGATCGGACAGGTGTCTGAAATGTTTCATTTACCAATATCGACGTTACGATACTATGATAAAGAAGGTCTATTCCCTACTATGCAAAGAGTTTCTGGTGCAAGACGATTTTCAGAAAATGAGATAGAAGCGTTGAGAGTGATCGAATGTTTAAAAAAATCAGGACTGGAAATAAAAGACATCAAAAAATTCATGGAGTGGAGCACCCAAGGCGGCCAAACTTATGCACAACGTAAAGAACTGTTTGAGAAGCAGCGTGTAGTGGTTGAAAATGAAATAGAAAAATTAGAAAAAGTATTGGACATGCTCAAATATAAATGCTGGTACTATGATAGAGCGATTGAGGATGGCGATGAAATGCGTATAGCAACAATGCTGCCGGATCAACTACCTGAAGAAATTCAAGAACATTATGATCGTGCACATGCTATCTAA
- the hisJ gene encoding histidinol-phosphatase HisJ: MKRDGHTHTEFCPHGNVEDTELLIRRAIQLGFKEYSITEHAPLPPIIQERAAGDPLVWTTASMALNDVDNYFKKMNLLKKKYASDILIHIGFELDYFSDYQSWTKDFLTEYGPQTDDGVLSVHFLEGKDGLRGIDYSFDEYKDGIVDYLGSFEKAQTLYYQKVLDSLEADLGQWKPTRLGHISLCQKFQNFFDESTEYSLENQELVHTLLTRVKQENYSLDLNTAGFYKQGYQQSYPQVWIIKQALELGIPFVYGSDSHDLNDIGRSYSDVENFL; the protein is encoded by the coding sequence ATGAAACGAGATGGACATACGCATACTGAATTTTGCCCACATGGCAATGTTGAAGATACAGAACTGTTGATTCGCAGAGCCATTCAACTAGGATTCAAAGAATATAGCATCACTGAACATGCACCTTTACCTCCAATCATCCAAGAAAGAGCAGCTGGAGATCCTTTAGTGTGGACAACTGCTTCAATGGCTCTGAACGATGTGGATAACTATTTTAAAAAGATGAATTTATTGAAGAAAAAATATGCTTCTGATATTCTTATCCACATTGGTTTTGAGCTAGATTATTTTTCTGATTATCAGAGCTGGACAAAAGATTTCTTAACAGAATATGGTCCTCAAACAGATGATGGTGTTTTATCTGTTCACTTTCTTGAAGGAAAGGATGGTCTGCGCGGAATCGACTATTCTTTTGATGAATATAAAGACGGTATTGTCGACTACTTAGGCAGTTTCGAAAAAGCCCAAACTCTTTATTATCAAAAGGTTTTAGACTCCTTGGAAGCAGATTTAGGACAATGGAAACCGACACGTCTAGGACATATTTCTCTGTGTCAAAAGTTCCAAAACTTCTTTGATGAATCAACGGAGTATTCTTTAGAAAACCAAGAACTTGTCCACACCCTTTTGACCCGCGTGAAGCAAGAAAATTACAGTCTTGATTTAAATACTGCTGGATTTTATAAACAAGGTTATCAACAGAGTTATCCACAGGTGTGGATAATTAAACAAGCCCTTGAATTAGGTATTCCTTTTGTTTACGGATCCGATTCTCATGATTTAAATGATATCGGCCGCAGTTACTCAGATGTGGAAAATTTTCTATAA
- a CDS encoding glutamate-5-semialdehyde dehydrogenase — protein sequence MTDLNILGKQAKETAYQLGLMDTKVKNDLLLHMADELEKNTDLILTENLKDLAQAKDNGITDAMLDRLRLTDGRIKEMADGMRQVATLPDPIGEVEKMWKNEDGLMIGKQRVPLGVIGIIYESRPNVTTDAASLCFKTGNAVILRGGKEAFHSNKILVEVLQNALKQQNASPFAIQFVDDTSRETAQKLMKLNDYLDVLIPRGGANLIKTVLTTATVPVIETGTGNCHVYIDKDAQLKMATDIIVNAKCQRPSVCNAAETLLIHQDVAAEFLPVIEKALAEYEVELRADERAGAIFSHSIPATEVDWETEFNDYILAVKVVDSLEEAIQHINHYNTKHSESIVSDNYFATQQFLKQVDAAAVYANASTRFTDGFVFGFGAEIGISTQKLHARGPMGLAELTSTKYIVYGDGQYRK from the coding sequence ATGACTGATTTAAATATATTAGGAAAACAAGCAAAAGAAACTGCTTATCAGCTCGGCTTAATGGACACAAAAGTAAAAAATGACTTATTACTGCATATGGCAGATGAACTAGAAAAAAATACTGACCTCATTTTGACAGAAAATCTAAAGGATCTGGCACAAGCCAAAGATAACGGCATAACAGACGCAATGTTGGACCGTTTGCGTTTGACTGATGGGCGAATCAAAGAAATGGCGGACGGTATGCGCCAAGTGGCAACCTTACCTGATCCGATCGGAGAAGTCGAGAAAATGTGGAAAAATGAAGATGGCCTGATGATCGGTAAACAACGTGTTCCTTTAGGCGTTATTGGCATCATCTATGAATCCCGTCCGAACGTTACAACCGATGCCGCCAGTCTATGCTTTAAAACAGGAAATGCCGTTATTTTACGTGGAGGAAAGGAAGCCTTCCACTCAAATAAAATTTTGGTCGAAGTATTACAAAATGCGCTAAAACAACAAAATGCTTCTCCTTTTGCGATTCAATTTGTTGATGATACTTCCCGAGAAACGGCGCAAAAGTTAATGAAACTAAATGACTATCTTGATGTGTTGATTCCTCGTGGCGGAGCCAATCTGATCAAAACAGTCTTAACGACAGCCACTGTTCCCGTGATCGAAACCGGTACAGGGAACTGCCATGTTTATATCGATAAAGATGCGCAACTAAAAATGGCGACAGATATCATCGTCAATGCAAAATGCCAGCGCCCTTCCGTCTGTAATGCCGCAGAAACCTTGTTGATCCACCAAGATGTCGCTGCTGAATTTTTACCAGTGATTGAAAAAGCATTGGCTGAATATGAGGTGGAATTACGTGCGGATGAGCGAGCAGGAGCAATTTTTTCTCATTCTATCCCTGCAACTGAAGTTGATTGGGAAACAGAGTTCAATGACTACATCTTAGCTGTCAAAGTCGTTGATTCTTTGGAAGAAGCCATCCAGCATATCAATCATTACAATACAAAACACTCGGAAAGTATTGTTAGTGATAATTATTTTGCGACACAACAATTCTTGAAGCAAGTGGATGCTGCAGCTGTCTATGCAAATGCCTCTACTCGTTTTACCGATGGCTTCGTTTTCGGATTTGGTGCAGAAATCGGGATCAGCACTCAAAAACTGCATGCTAGAGGACCAATGGGCTTAGCAGAGCTGACCTCTACGAAATATATCGTTTATGGCGATGGCCAATACCGCAAGTAA
- the proB gene encoding glutamate 5-kinase, with the protein MRKQLKESKRIVIKVGTSTLIYPNGNINLSAIDQLAFTLTDLQNQGKEIILVSSGAIGVGLNKLNMDKRPPTIPEQQAVAAVGQAELMNIYNQRFLTYSQQIAQLLLTRDVIEFPESRLNVINTMEQLLKMNIIPVINENDTVAIDELDHLTKFGDNDQLSAIVAQLIQADALIMLSDIDGFFSDNPNTNKEATLFSEINEINEELLQLAGGKGSRFGTGGMYSKLKAAERVLEYNGAMILANGKQPKIIFDILDGKMIGTLFI; encoded by the coding sequence ATGCGAAAACAATTAAAAGAATCAAAACGAATCGTGATCAAAGTCGGAACAAGTACCTTGATCTATCCGAATGGAAATATCAATTTAAGTGCCATCGACCAACTGGCGTTTACCTTGACTGATTTACAGAATCAAGGGAAAGAAATTATTTTAGTTTCCTCTGGAGCAATCGGTGTTGGCTTGAATAAACTAAATATGGACAAGCGCCCCCCGACCATTCCTGAACAGCAAGCAGTCGCTGCAGTCGGTCAAGCAGAACTGATGAACATTTATAATCAACGCTTTTTAACGTACAGCCAGCAAATCGCTCAATTATTATTGACACGAGATGTCATTGAATTTCCAGAAAGCCGCCTGAATGTGATCAATACGATGGAACAATTGCTTAAAATGAATATCATTCCGGTCATCAACGAAAATGACACGGTGGCCATCGATGAATTAGATCATTTGACTAAATTTGGCGATAATGATCAGCTTTCAGCAATCGTCGCACAACTCATTCAAGCAGATGCCCTGATCATGTTATCAGATATCGACGGTTTCTTTTCTGACAACCCGAATACAAACAAAGAGGCCACCCTTTTTTCTGAAATCAACGAAATCAATGAAGAGTTGTTACAATTAGCAGGCGGTAAAGGCAGTCGTTTTGGTACTGGAGGCATGTACAGTAAATTAAAAGCAGCTGAACGTGTCCTTGAATATAACGGCGCGATGATTTTAGCCAATGGCAAACAACCCAAAATAATTTTTGATATCTTAGACGGTAAAATGATCGGTACATTATTTATTTAG
- a CDS encoding DUF1015 domain-containing protein, which yields MVMIHPFKGIRPSEKFSVQIATLPYDVLSSQEARELGKNNPYSYLHIDKAEIDLPESLSPYDDQVYAKAADNLQAFLQKQWLIQDDQPLFYLYELTMNGRAQTGLVACTAITDYTDGKIKKHEFTRPEKEIDRIRHIEACDANTSPIFLTYRRNQTIQEMMDFWKETQAPVYDFTGFHDVIHRVWLIDDAHVIEQLETAFAQEVPALYIADGHHRTESAVKVGQKKKETQPNAPETAEFNYFLSVIFPKEELEILDYNRILNVPIEADFFTRLEKIFTVEKVETGKPDQPKTFGMYIAGQWYQLIAKNSILSDDPVDGLDVSLLQNHVFADIFGIQDVRTDKRIDFVGGIRGMKELEQAVDSGEWTVAFSVYPTTMDDLLNVADAGKIMPPKSTWFEPKLLSGLFVHDLETK from the coding sequence ATGGTTATGATCCATCCATTCAAAGGAATTCGTCCTTCCGAAAAATTTAGCGTACAAATCGCAACGCTGCCTTATGATGTTCTAAGCTCTCAAGAGGCAAGAGAACTGGGAAAAAACAATCCCTATTCTTATCTACACATTGATAAAGCTGAAATCGATTTGCCTGAAAGTTTGTCTCCTTATGATGATCAAGTCTATGCAAAAGCTGCCGACAACTTACAAGCTTTTTTACAAAAACAATGGCTGATACAAGATGACCAGCCACTCTTCTACCTTTATGAATTGACCATGAATGGTCGAGCACAAACAGGGCTTGTCGCTTGTACAGCAATCACTGATTACACTGATGGAAAAATCAAAAAACATGAATTTACACGACCAGAAAAAGAAATCGATCGCATCCGTCATATCGAAGCTTGTGATGCAAATACCAGCCCGATTTTTCTGACCTATCGCCGCAATCAAACGATTCAAGAAATGATGGACTTCTGGAAAGAAACACAAGCACCAGTCTATGATTTTACTGGTTTCCACGATGTTATTCATCGAGTATGGCTGATCGATGATGCCCATGTGATCGAGCAATTAGAAACAGCATTTGCTCAAGAAGTTCCTGCATTATACATTGCTGACGGACACCATCGGACAGAGTCCGCAGTCAAAGTCGGACAAAAGAAAAAAGAAACGCAACCTAACGCACCTGAAACAGCAGAGTTCAACTATTTTTTATCAGTGATTTTTCCAAAAGAAGAACTCGAGATTCTAGATTACAATCGAATTTTGAACGTTCCGATCGAAGCTGATTTCTTTACGCGCTTAGAAAAGATATTCACTGTAGAAAAAGTTGAAACAGGTAAACCTGATCAACCAAAAACATTTGGCATGTATATAGCTGGACAATGGTATCAACTAATAGCCAAAAATAGCATCTTGTCAGACGATCCAGTAGATGGGTTAGATGTTTCTCTGCTTCAAAATCACGTATTCGCCGATATTTTTGGGATTCAGGATGTCCGAACAGATAAAAGAATTGATTTTGTTGGAGGCATTCGCGGAATGAAGGAACTGGAACAAGCCGTAGATAGCGGTGAATGGACAGTCGCTTTTTCAGTTTATCCAACAACGATGGATGACTTGCTGAATGTGGCAGATGCTGGAAAAATCATGCCGCCAAAATCAACGTGGTTTGAACCAAAATTATTAAGCGGATTATTTGTTCATGATTTAGAGACAAAATGA
- a CDS encoding 3-phosphoglycerate dehydrogenase family protein, producing MYDIKTFNAIAPVGLARFDEQNFTINQTETPAGIILRSQKLHDYDFPDSVLAVARAGAGTNNVPVKQCTEDGIVVFNTPGANANAVKELVIACLLLSVRPILKGANWVQTLTGSDAEEQAEAQKKQFAGTELEGKKLGVIGLGAIGAMVANDAYRLGMEVTGFDPFVSVDTAWSISRRVKRAQSMEEVLKTCDFITIHVPLSENTHHLIGKEQLKQMKKTAVLLNFARGELVETTAVLDAIEQGEIGNFVTDFADERLLNNENILVLPHLGASTEEAEVNCAKMAARTLKKFLETGNIKRSVNFPTVEMSFNSPYRLTIIHRNVPNMLGQISTSIATLDINIDNMINRSRDDYAYTILDIAETDEDKIAAAAAKIQASENIIRVRTIKNTEAVSY from the coding sequence ATGTATGATATTAAAACATTCAATGCTATTGCTCCAGTTGGGCTAGCCCGTTTTGATGAGCAAAACTTTACGATAAATCAAACTGAAACCCCTGCTGGTATCATCCTGCGCAGTCAAAAACTTCATGATTATGACTTTCCTGATTCTGTGCTAGCAGTTGCTCGAGCAGGTGCAGGCACCAACAATGTCCCCGTTAAACAATGTACAGAAGACGGCATCGTTGTCTTTAATACGCCTGGCGCGAATGCCAATGCGGTAAAAGAATTGGTCATCGCCTGCTTATTATTATCTGTCCGCCCAATTTTAAAAGGAGCAAACTGGGTTCAAACACTAACTGGTTCAGATGCTGAAGAGCAAGCAGAGGCACAGAAAAAGCAATTTGCTGGCACCGAGCTTGAAGGAAAAAAATTAGGCGTGATCGGTTTAGGTGCCATTGGCGCGATGGTCGCGAATGACGCTTATCGCTTAGGAATGGAAGTAACCGGCTTTGATCCTTTCGTTTCTGTTGATACCGCGTGGAGTATTTCTCGACGGGTCAAACGGGCGCAAAGTATGGAAGAAGTATTAAAAACCTGTGATTTTATTACTATTCATGTTCCGTTATCAGAAAATACACATCATTTGATCGGCAAAGAACAATTGAAGCAAATGAAAAAGACAGCAGTTCTTTTAAACTTTGCCCGTGGTGAATTAGTGGAAACAACTGCTGTCCTTGATGCAATCGAACAAGGAGAAATCGGCAATTTTGTCACTGATTTTGCAGACGAACGTTTATTGAACAACGAAAACATTTTAGTTTTACCTCACTTAGGTGCTTCAACAGAAGAAGCAGAGGTCAATTGTGCGAAAATGGCGGCGCGAACATTGAAGAAGTTTTTGGAAACAGGCAACATTAAACGCTCTGTTAATTTTCCAACGGTAGAAATGAGCTTCAACTCACCTTATCGTTTAACGATCATTCATAGAAATGTGCCAAATATGCTTGGTCAAATCTCAACCAGCATCGCTACATTAGATATCAATATCGATAATATGATCAATCGCAGCCGTGATGATTATGCATATACTATTCTTGATATTGCTGAAACAGATGAAGACAAGATTGCTGCTGCCGCCGCAAAAATTCAAGCATCAGAAAACATCATTCGTGTCAGAACTATCAAAAATACTGAGGCGGTGAGTTATTAA
- the serC gene encoding 3-phosphoserine/phosphohydroxythreonine transaminase: MKTVYNFSAGPAVLPKSVLEKAQSELVNYENSGMSVMELSHRSSLFEAIIEDAETLLRELMNIPDNYKVLFLQGGASTQFTMIPLNLAQNKKALYVNTGSWAKKAISEAKKIDNVAVEVIASSEDQNFTYIPEIRREDIPQDAAYVHITTNNTIEGTTIYDLPDTGDVPIVADMSSNILSIDYNVADFGLIYAGAQKNIGPAGLTVVIVREDLIGQADVLSAMLDYDIHAKNGSMYNTPPTYSIYMAKLVFEWIKAQGGVSQMEKQNKEKAALLYDEIEASNLFSSPVAKKDRSINNIPFVTGSETLDKQFNQEALAAGFENLKGHRSVGGMRASLYNAFPKAGVEALVTFMKKFEAENGGTK; the protein is encoded by the coding sequence ATGAAAACTGTTTATAATTTTTCAGCTGGTCCCGCCGTGTTACCAAAAAGTGTTTTGGAAAAAGCCCAATCCGAATTGGTGAACTATGAAAACAGCGGCATGTCCGTAATGGAGTTGAGTCATCGTTCCTCCCTTTTTGAAGCTATTATTGAAGATGCTGAAACGTTACTCAGAGAATTGATGAATATTCCTGATAATTATAAAGTACTGTTCTTACAAGGCGGTGCTAGTACACAATTTACGATGATCCCTTTAAACCTTGCGCAAAACAAGAAAGCCTTATACGTCAATACAGGATCTTGGGCGAAAAAAGCAATCAGCGAGGCTAAGAAGATCGACAATGTAGCCGTTGAAGTGATCGCTTCTAGTGAAGACCAAAATTTCACCTATATCCCTGAAATCCGTAGAGAAGATATCCCGCAAGATGCTGCTTACGTGCACATCACAACGAATAATACGATTGAAGGGACAACCATTTATGATTTACCAGATACTGGCGATGTTCCTATTGTTGCCGACATGTCATCAAACATTTTATCTATCGATTACAATGTAGCTGATTTTGGCTTGATTTACGCTGGCGCACAAAAAAATATTGGTCCAGCAGGTTTGACGGTCGTGATCGTTCGTGAAGATCTGATCGGTCAGGCAGATGTCTTAAGCGCTATGTTAGATTACGATATTCATGCGAAAAATGGTTCTATGTACAATACACCGCCAACCTATAGTATTTATATGGCAAAACTTGTCTTTGAATGGATCAAAGCACAAGGCGGAGTTAGCCAAATGGAGAAACAAAATAAGGAAAAAGCCGCACTTTTATATGACGAGATCGAGGCATCTAACCTATTTTCTTCACCAGTTGCTAAAAAAGACCGCTCGATCAATAATATTCCATTTGTGACTGGAAGCGAAACTCTTGATAAACAATTCAATCAAGAAGCATTGGCCGCTGGCTTTGAAAACCTCAAAGGTCATCGTTCTGTCGGCGGTATGCGCGCTAGTCTCTACAACGCATTTCCTAAAGCTGGAGTTGAAGCCTTGGTCACATTCATGAAAAAATTTGAAGCAGAAAATGGAGGAACAAAATAA